In Novosphingobium sp. 9U, a single window of DNA contains:
- a CDS encoding glycosyltransferase family 4 protein, translating to MRILQVHKDFEPLKGGGGTARHIHGLARALTGSGHEVKVASLHPEIVETPYKSFHASATQLRSHIAWADVIHVHGARSKYAVAGALHAKLQGKPFVYTPHAFYGAHSSANAAFKAVWDRTAEKFLFEKGAGTVLLTDAWYGWLKDRGISAKRTIIIPNCVLGGDLAAPPSRPGPGTLAGAPAIITIGRLDPVKRVGDVIRALGRPELVNAHFHIVGRGDQREELEALAQSTGVKDRVTFHGFVDDAGVAAMVADSDVFVLASEQEGLPTVLLEMLIARVPIVCTRIPGNLAITSVAEVETTYDVGDISALAPLLAASRDVTVSDASVAALRHAFTWEERAEDMLALYKRAAAGGTAADLTGKHR from the coding sequence ATGCGCATTCTTCAGGTTCACAAGGACTTTGAGCCGCTCAAAGGTGGCGGTGGCACAGCACGCCACATTCACGGCTTGGCCCGCGCGCTTACCGGCAGCGGGCACGAGGTCAAAGTTGCCTCACTTCACCCTGAGATCGTGGAGACGCCCTACAAATCGTTCCACGCGTCAGCCACCCAGTTGCGATCGCATATCGCTTGGGCCGACGTGATCCATGTCCATGGCGCACGTTCGAAGTACGCGGTTGCCGGAGCGTTGCATGCCAAGCTGCAGGGTAAGCCCTTTGTATATACCCCACATGCGTTTTACGGTGCGCATTCGTCAGCCAATGCTGCGTTCAAGGCAGTATGGGATCGCACAGCCGAGAAGTTTTTGTTCGAGAAAGGTGCAGGGACCGTCCTGCTGACGGACGCTTGGTATGGCTGGCTGAAGGACCGCGGGATCTCAGCAAAACGTACCATTATCATCCCTAACTGTGTATTGGGTGGCGACCTTGCAGCTCCGCCATCTCGGCCCGGTCCCGGTACGCTCGCCGGGGCGCCTGCAATCATCACTATCGGTCGGCTCGATCCAGTGAAGAGGGTCGGCGATGTCATCCGCGCACTCGGCCGGCCGGAACTCGTAAACGCCCATTTTCACATCGTTGGTCGTGGTGACCAGCGTGAGGAGCTAGAAGCGCTGGCACAGTCCACTGGTGTCAAAGATCGCGTGACGTTTCACGGCTTTGTGGACGATGCAGGGGTGGCCGCGATGGTCGCGGACAGCGATGTATTCGTGCTGGCCTCTGAGCAGGAGGGCTTGCCCACTGTGCTTCTAGAGATGCTGATCGCACGGGTACCAATCGTGTGCACACGGATTCCCGGGAATCTTGCAATCACGAGTGTGGCTGAGGTTGAGACAACCTATGACGTGGGCGATATCTCCGCGCTGGCGCCCTTGCTTGCAGCTTCGCGCGATGTGACGGTATCTGATGCGTCTGTGGCGGCGCTGCGCCATGCCTTTACCTGGGAAGAGCGGGCAGAAGACATGCTTGCATTGTATAAGCGCGCGGCGGCAGGCGGTACCGCGGCAGACCTGACGGGCAAGCACAGATGA
- a CDS encoding NAD(P)-dependent oxidoreductase: MIDPVSFRPERPPFNRVLVTGGAGFIGSRAVALLADLGCHVVALDSGYVGLPLPKQTESVTPIHADIRDREGMKAALAEYCPDAVLHLAAVHHIPTCEREPHLAMEVNIMGTQSLLEAMEAAECRNLVMASSGAVYRWDEGPLNEATTGTGATDVYSITKLTNEYQIGGWADRTGSRAHAVRLFNTIGSGDPNGHLIPDILQQIAAGDDQPVIQLGNTAPKRDYIYVDDVAAGFVAVLGHVLEGEARDIFNLSTGRELNVAELVKLMGDIMGKQVQIESDPSRFRKIDRLQQLGDPSKLSARTGWQPAWTARDALVAIMRDLGYATNGVTQAA; the protein is encoded by the coding sequence TTGATCGATCCAGTGAGTTTCCGGCCTGAGCGCCCTCCTTTTAACCGGGTTCTAGTAACCGGCGGGGCTGGCTTCATTGGGTCAAGGGCAGTCGCGCTGCTCGCCGATCTCGGTTGTCATGTGGTAGCACTGGACAGTGGGTATGTCGGGCTACCCCTCCCAAAGCAGACAGAGAGTGTGACGCCGATTCATGCTGATATCCGCGATCGCGAGGGGATGAAGGCGGCACTAGCCGAGTATTGTCCAGATGCGGTGCTGCATCTGGCCGCTGTGCATCACATTCCCACCTGCGAGCGCGAGCCGCACCTGGCGATGGAGGTCAATATCATGGGCACTCAGTCGCTGCTTGAAGCTATGGAAGCGGCTGAGTGCCGCAACCTGGTGATGGCGTCGAGTGGCGCGGTTTATCGCTGGGACGAAGGGCCTCTGAACGAGGCAACCACCGGCACCGGCGCCACTGACGTTTATTCTATCACTAAGCTGACTAATGAATACCAGATTGGTGGATGGGCTGATCGCACCGGATCGCGTGCGCATGCCGTACGGCTGTTCAACACCATCGGTTCAGGCGATCCCAACGGCCACCTGATCCCGGACATTCTCCAGCAGATCGCTGCGGGGGACGACCAGCCAGTGATCCAGCTGGGCAACACTGCACCCAAGCGCGACTATATATATGTCGACGACGTTGCTGCGGGTTTTGTCGCGGTGCTTGGCCATGTTCTGGAGGGCGAGGCACGCGACATCTTCAATCTATCGACAGGGCGCGAGCTTAACGTGGCTGAGCTAGTCAAGCTCATGGGCGATATCATGGGCAAGCAGGTCCAGATCGAAAGCGATCCCTCACGCTTCCGCAAGATCGATCGTCTTCAGCAGCTGGGCGATCCCTCTAAGCTTTCTGCGCGCACCGGTTGGCAGCCAGCTTGGACGGCGCGGGACGCGCTGGTCGCAATCATGCGCGACCTAGGTTACGCGACGAATGGCGTGACGCAGGCGGCCTGA
- a CDS encoding glycosyltransferase family 2 protein, which yields MTMGTIGGLGAAYPLISVIIPVYNDTKRLILCLERLKRQTLSKLTEVIIVDNGSTEDLEPARQRFPDAVWLTEAMPGSYAARNRGIAVAQGQILAFTDSDCLPEPQWLEHGIAPLMTDKPPSFVGGRIDLLTTSNARLSAAELFDLAVGFPQQRFVEQVHFAMTANMLTRAETMTRVGPFAISMKSGGDREWGTRAWKIIGPGLYVDDAGIGHPTRSTRPEVLKRIRRVAGGEYDRKPGWGAALAFCARHLPPPRRAFLDIAAISPETAPLMTKLRAMVFAYGTRFSLMRYRLALQFGGESTRS from the coding sequence ATGACAATGGGGACGATTGGCGGTCTTGGTGCTGCTTACCCGCTCATTTCCGTCATCATTCCAGTCTACAACGACACGAAGCGCCTCATATTGTGCTTGGAACGACTGAAACGGCAGACCCTTTCCAAGCTCACTGAGGTTATCATAGTGGACAATGGCTCCACTGAGGATCTGGAGCCTGCTCGACAACGCTTCCCTGACGCGGTTTGGCTAACCGAAGCGATGCCGGGCTCCTATGCTGCGCGAAATCGGGGGATTGCGGTAGCGCAGGGCCAAATTCTAGCTTTTACCGATTCCGACTGCCTGCCAGAACCTCAATGGCTCGAGCACGGCATAGCACCACTCATGACTGACAAACCGCCAAGTTTCGTGGGTGGTCGGATCGACCTGCTGACCACCAGCAATGCACGGCTAAGTGCGGCTGAGCTGTTTGATTTGGCTGTGGGCTTTCCACAACAGCGCTTTGTGGAGCAGGTGCATTTTGCAATGACGGCCAACATGCTGACGCGAGCGGAAACGATGACACGGGTCGGCCCTTTCGCCATCTCCATGAAATCGGGCGGCGACCGAGAATGGGGCACTCGGGCCTGGAAAATAATCGGCCCGGGCCTTTACGTTGATGATGCAGGTATTGGCCATCCCACACGCTCGACGCGCCCTGAGGTATTGAAGCGTATTCGCCGCGTTGCCGGTGGCGAATATGATCGCAAACCGGGATGGGGAGCGGCCCTCGCCTTTTGCGCACGACACCTACCGCCGCCTCGTCGGGCCTTTCTGGACATTGCCGCTATCAGCCCAGAAACCGCGCCGCTTATGACAAAGTTGAGAGCCATGGTCTTTGCCTACGGCACTCGTTTTTCCCTGATGCGGTATCGTCTTGCTCTACAGTTCGGAGGGGAATCCACCCGGTCATGA
- a CDS encoding outer membrane beta-barrel protein translates to MAKKAVIEMTRASLITCCAGASLMTVSVHAQENRVSVGARVVTVYDSNQLRFGDQRVDGPKDNTSIAPGATIDINRNFARQRVYLQGAAEYVFNSRYRFLNRESLNFTGGAQLRFGPRCQINPSAALFRAQSDLEDLGVVTSNVVTIQDYSISASCSRPAGFFPVVSGSIQRTDNARRTERNQTSKEGRLGIVWRRPSLGEAELFAQVVEIRRNRLLAAQTDFVRDTTNVKTLGLRLARSVGTRIATEVQAAYTHADPAPGIRGYSGATYRGQVTYDIAPRLGISANLGRALSGRGNLGTSYYVSDSAELKIRAKLSAKTSAGAGIEAAKIQFRGEDPIFTANRRGTDYRYTVSGNVSYDLARTIGLNLASRYRHRDANNGIFDYSSFATTVTASIKF, encoded by the coding sequence TTGGCCAAGAAGGCTGTGATAGAAATGACACGGGCAAGCCTGATTACATGCTGTGCTGGCGCGTCGCTCATGACTGTGTCTGTACACGCGCAGGAGAACCGCGTCAGCGTGGGAGCGCGCGTTGTAACAGTCTATGATAGTAACCAGCTACGGTTTGGGGATCAGCGGGTGGACGGCCCAAAAGACAACACGTCGATCGCCCCGGGAGCGACCATTGACATCAATCGTAACTTTGCGCGGCAGCGTGTGTATTTACAGGGCGCAGCGGAGTACGTGTTTAACAGCCGCTATCGCTTCCTAAACCGCGAGAGCCTGAACTTCACGGGAGGAGCTCAGCTACGTTTCGGTCCTCGCTGCCAGATCAATCCGTCGGCGGCGCTTTTTCGTGCCCAGTCCGACCTAGAGGATCTGGGCGTCGTAACTAGCAATGTGGTGACCATTCAAGATTATTCCATCAGCGCCAGTTGCTCCCGGCCGGCCGGGTTCTTCCCTGTAGTGTCCGGCTCGATCCAGCGAACGGATAACGCCCGTCGGACTGAGCGCAACCAGACTAGCAAAGAAGGTAGGCTTGGCATTGTATGGCGCAGGCCAAGTCTGGGCGAAGCGGAACTGTTTGCACAGGTTGTTGAGATCCGAAGAAATCGGCTCCTAGCTGCTCAAACTGACTTCGTCCGAGACACCACCAATGTTAAAACATTGGGGCTCCGCCTCGCCCGCAGTGTCGGCACCCGCATTGCGACGGAGGTGCAGGCTGCTTATACTCACGCCGATCCAGCTCCAGGCATCCGTGGCTATTCCGGTGCTACCTATCGTGGCCAAGTGACATACGATATCGCGCCCCGCCTGGGCATTTCTGCAAACCTGGGTCGTGCGCTCAGCGGTCGGGGGAATCTCGGTACCAGCTACTACGTTAGTGACAGTGCCGAGTTGAAGATCCGCGCGAAGTTATCAGCGAAGACGTCGGCCGGTGCCGGTATCGAAGCCGCCAAAATCCAGTTTCGGGGCGAAGACCCTATTTTTACGGCTAACAGGCGCGGAACCGATTATCGATACACAGTAAGCGGTAATGTCAGCTATGATCTAGCGCGCACGATTGGCCTGAACCTTGCGTCTCGGTACCGGCATCGCGATGCAAACAATGGCATCTTCGATTACTCAAGCTTCGCCACTACTGTGACTGCCTCGATCAAGTTCTAG